A region of Streptomyces sp. NBC_01750 DNA encodes the following proteins:
- a CDS encoding alpha/beta hydrolase, with protein MRPATATAVAVTTLIGVGAAAIAAGRYASDLALKTPPGRPLPGDPPLTVHAMTPDRVTLTRSLASLRPGTYGLEGPDVHAVVGPALDDVPHAADTVVRRLERVSHGSLEPGTRVRLTPQVHSGDPDSALGLKYSDVDIPGELGGLPAWFVPGARDTWVITVHGLGATREHPMNIMEFLHVHRFPVLDIGYRGDVGAPRSPDGLGHLGDSEWRDLDAAIRYAVRYGAQHVVLYGWSTGASMALHAAANSALRDRISGLVLDSPVLDWEATLRNLAAARGTPGPLLTLAVRAAQGRTGLHGDRLLEAADPDTMRVPTLIFHGPDDNLALWYPSRELAARRPQLISLQTVPHAPHAAMWNADPVRYEEALRRFLTPLM; from the coding sequence GTGCGCCCGGCAACAGCGACGGCAGTGGCCGTCACCACTCTGATCGGTGTCGGCGCGGCCGCGATAGCGGCCGGCCGCTACGCAAGCGACCTCGCGCTCAAGACGCCGCCCGGCAGGCCCCTGCCCGGTGACCCCCCGCTCACCGTGCACGCCATGACCCCGGACCGGGTGACCCTGACCCGCAGCCTCGCCTCGCTGCGCCCCGGTACGTACGGTCTCGAGGGCCCGGACGTCCACGCGGTTGTCGGCCCCGCCCTCGACGACGTGCCGCACGCCGCCGACACCGTCGTACGCCGCCTGGAACGCGTCAGCCACGGCAGTCTGGAACCGGGCACCCGGGTGCGGCTCACCCCGCAGGTGCACAGCGGCGACCCGGACAGCGCGCTCGGCCTCAAGTACAGCGATGTCGACATCCCGGGCGAACTGGGCGGGCTGCCCGCCTGGTTCGTGCCCGGCGCCCGCGACACCTGGGTGATCACCGTGCACGGCCTGGGCGCCACCCGGGAACACCCCATGAACATCATGGAATTCCTGCATGTCCACCGGTTCCCGGTGCTCGACATCGGCTACCGCGGAGACGTCGGCGCCCCAAGGTCCCCGGACGGGCTCGGTCACCTCGGCGACTCCGAGTGGCGCGACCTGGACGCCGCCATCCGCTACGCCGTGCGCTACGGCGCCCAGCACGTCGTCCTCTACGGCTGGTCCACCGGCGCCTCGATGGCCCTGCACGCCGCGGCCAACTCCGCGCTGCGCGACCGGATCAGCGGACTCGTACTGGACTCACCGGTCCTCGACTGGGAAGCCACGCTGCGCAATCTGGCCGCCGCCCGTGGCACCCCGGGGCCGCTGCTGACGCTCGCCGTCAGGGCGGCGCAGGGCAGAACAGGACTGCACGGCGACCGGCTGCTCGAAGCCGCGGACCCCGACACGATGCGCGTACCGACGCTGATCTTCCACGGCCCGGACGACAACCTCGCGCTGTGGTACCCGTCCCGCGAACTCGCTGCCCGCCGCCCGCAACTGATCAGCCTGCAGACGGTCCCGCACGCCCCGCACGCCGCGATGTGGAACGCGGACCCGGTTCGCTACGAAGAGGCCCTCCGCCGGTTCCTCACCCCCTTGATGTAG
- a CDS encoding class II aldolase/adducin family protein — protein MTDQVRQDAIERAWEDLVATARRTAAEGLVVGTSGNVSVRVGGLVLVTPSGVPYDRLTSEDAVAVDLDGNQVLGDLAPTSELPLHLEVYRNTGAVAVVHTHAVHATAVSTLVPELPLIHYMAAALGGPVRVAAYALYGTEELAENMLSALRDRTGCLLQNHGTVTYGDSLDQAYDRTAQLEWMCRLWITAAAVPGYSPTLLSGAQLREVADKLQSYGQPR, from the coding sequence ATGACCGATCAGGTGCGGCAGGACGCGATCGAGCGGGCATGGGAAGACCTCGTGGCCACGGCCCGCAGAACGGCGGCGGAAGGCCTGGTCGTGGGCACCTCGGGCAATGTCTCGGTACGGGTCGGCGGACTCGTCCTGGTCACCCCGAGCGGAGTGCCCTACGACCGGCTCACTTCCGAGGACGCCGTCGCCGTCGATCTCGACGGGAACCAGGTCCTCGGTGATCTCGCCCCCACCAGCGAGCTGCCGTTGCACCTCGAGGTCTACCGGAACACCGGTGCCGTCGCCGTCGTGCACACCCACGCCGTACACGCCACCGCCGTCTCCACCCTCGTCCCCGAGCTGCCGCTCATCCACTACATGGCGGCCGCCCTCGGCGGCCCCGTCCGGGTCGCCGCCTACGCCCTGTACGGAACGGAGGAGCTGGCCGAGAACATGCTGAGCGCCCTGCGGGACCGCACGGGGTGTCTCCTCCAGAACCACGGCACGGTCACCTACGGCGACTCCCTCGACCAGGCCTACGACCGCACCGCTCAGCTGGAGTGGATGTGCCGGCTCTGGATCACCGCCGCCGCGGTGCCCGGCTACTCGCCCACCCTGCTCTCCGGGGCCCAGCTGCGTGAGGTGGCGGACAAACTCCAGAGCTACGGCCAGCCCCGCTGA
- a CDS encoding inorganic phosphate transporter, giving the protein MEHITLLLAIVIVTALVFDFTNGFHDTANAMATTISTGALKPKTAVAMSAALNLVGAFLSVEVAKTISSGIVTESGITPEVIFAALVGAILWNLMTWLIGLPSSSSHALMGGLVGATIASVGVSGVNGGTVVTKVLIPAIAAPLVAGVAAFLASRLTYKIGKNADAKATSKGYRSGQIASAGLVSLAHGTNDAQKTMGVITLALVAGGVLSPGSNPPMWVILSAGLAIATGTYLGGWRIIRTMGTGLTDLQPQQGFAAQTSAASVILASSNLGFSLSTTHSCSGAVMGAGLGRKGGVVRWSTATRMFVAWGLTLPAAGLVAAGSEFVTKQGDWGVAVVAAFLIGACAAIWFISRRQVVDHTNVTTPDAEPAGVVTTAIAAVTPPPAGTPAQDFKTTIPAPASADSEPTQPATV; this is encoded by the coding sequence ATGGAACACATCACCTTGCTGCTCGCGATTGTGATCGTGACAGCTCTCGTGTTCGATTTCACGAACGGTTTCCACGACACCGCCAACGCGATGGCGACGACCATCTCGACCGGCGCTCTGAAACCCAAGACGGCGGTGGCCATGTCCGCCGCGCTCAACCTCGTCGGCGCATTCCTGTCCGTGGAGGTCGCCAAGACGATCTCCAGCGGCATCGTCACCGAGTCAGGCATCACACCCGAAGTCATCTTCGCGGCGCTCGTCGGCGCCATCCTCTGGAACTTGATGACCTGGCTGATCGGCCTGCCGTCCAGTTCCTCGCACGCCCTCATGGGCGGTCTGGTCGGCGCCACCATCGCCTCGGTCGGCGTCAGCGGCGTCAACGGCGGCACGGTCGTCACCAAGGTGCTGATTCCCGCGATCGCCGCACCGCTGGTCGCCGGCGTCGCGGCGTTCCTCGCCTCCCGGCTGACGTACAAGATCGGCAAGAACGCCGACGCGAAGGCCACCTCGAAGGGTTACCGCTCCGGCCAGATCGCGTCTGCCGGCCTGGTCTCGCTGGCCCACGGCACCAACGACGCTCAGAAGACCATGGGTGTCATCACGCTGGCTCTCGTCGCCGGCGGTGTCCTCTCCCCCGGCTCCAACCCCCCGATGTGGGTCATCCTCTCCGCCGGTCTCGCGATCGCGACGGGCACCTACCTCGGCGGCTGGCGCATCATCCGCACCATGGGCACGGGCCTCACCGACCTCCAGCCGCAGCAGGGCTTCGCCGCCCAGACCAGCGCGGCCAGCGTCATCCTCGCCTCCTCCAACCTCGGCTTCTCGCTGTCGACCACGCACTCCTGCTCCGGCGCCGTGATGGGCGCGGGTCTGGGCCGCAAGGGCGGCGTGGTCCGCTGGTCCACCGCCACCCGGATGTTCGTCGCCTGGGGCCTGACGCTGCCGGCCGCGGGCCTGGTCGCCGCGGGCTCGGAGTTCGTGACCAAGCAGGGCGACTGGGGTGTCGCGGTCGTCGCGGCCTTCCTGATCGGCGCCTGCGCCGCGATCTGGTTCATCTCCCGCCGCCAGGTGGTCGACCACACCAACGTCACCACGCCGGACGCCGAGCCCGCGGGAGTCGTGACCACCGCCATCGCGGCCGTCACCCCGCCGCCGGCCGGCACGCCCGCGCAGGACTTCAAGACCACCATCCCGGCTCCGGCCTCCGCCGACTCCGAGCCGACCCAGCCGGCCACGGTGTAA
- a CDS encoding cobalamin biosynthesis protein: MRADREFVYGATAGLAGDLLLGDPRRGHPVAAFGRAAGAVEHVLWRDHRGWGALHTAVCAGGAAGAAALLARGVRDRGRASVALIAAATWAVVGGTSLGREARAIGGALAAGDVDVARERLPHLCGRDPQALDEQQIARAVVESVAENTSDAVVGALVWGALAGVPGLVGFRAVNTLDAMVGHKSSRYRRFGWASARLDDVAGWPGARLTAGLAVLAGGNARGAVRAWRADAKKHPSPNAGPVEAAFAGALGVRLGGTLSYGGRVEHRPVLNSGGRPVEFGDIERAVRLSRRVGWLTLATCAAGRLAGHALRARRAGEGRG, translated from the coding sequence ATGCGTGCCGACCGTGAATTCGTGTACGGCGCCACCGCCGGCCTGGCCGGCGACCTGCTGCTCGGCGACCCCCGCCGAGGCCATCCGGTCGCCGCGTTCGGGCGGGCCGCGGGCGCTGTCGAGCATGTCCTGTGGCGTGACCACCGCGGCTGGGGCGCGCTGCACACCGCCGTGTGCGCCGGTGGCGCCGCGGGTGCCGCCGCGCTTCTCGCGCGCGGTGTACGGGACCGCGGCCGCGCATCCGTCGCGCTGATCGCCGCGGCCACCTGGGCCGTCGTCGGAGGGACCTCGCTGGGCCGGGAGGCACGGGCCATCGGCGGCGCGCTCGCCGCCGGGGACGTGGATGTGGCGCGGGAGCGCCTGCCGCATCTGTGCGGGCGCGATCCGCAGGCGCTGGACGAGCAGCAGATCGCGCGCGCCGTCGTCGAGTCCGTCGCCGAGAACACCTCCGACGCCGTGGTGGGCGCACTGGTCTGGGGCGCTCTCGCGGGCGTGCCCGGTCTGGTGGGGTTCCGTGCCGTCAACACGCTGGACGCGATGGTCGGGCACAAGTCGTCCAGGTACCGGCGGTTCGGCTGGGCCTCGGCGCGGCTCGACGATGTGGCCGGCTGGCCAGGGGCCCGGCTCACCGCGGGTCTCGCGGTACTCGCGGGCGGGAACGCTCGCGGGGCCGTACGGGCCTGGCGGGCCGATGCGAAGAAGCACCCCAGCCCGAACGCGGGCCCGGTGGAGGCCGCGTTCGCGGGTGCGCTCGGCGTACGGCTGGGCGGGACCCTCTCGTACGGCGGCCGGGTCGAGCACCGTCCCGTTCTCAACTCCGGCGGGCGCCCGGTGGAGTTCGGCGACATCGAACGCGCCGTACGGCTCTCGCGCCGCGTCGGCTGGCTGACACTGGCGACCTGCGCGGCGGGCCGCCTCGCGGGTCACGCACTGCGCGCGCGGCGCGCGGGAGAGGGGCGGGGATGA
- a CDS encoding cobyric acid synthase produces MSGHRGGGLLIAGTTSDAGKSVVTAGICRWLVRRGVKVAPFKGQNMSLNSFVTREGAEIGRAQAMQAQAARVEPSALMNPVLLKPGSDRSSQVVLMGKPVGELSARGFFGGSGPAAQPQSAAGSPARTLRGGRQEALLGTVVECLEELRGTYEAVICEGAGSPAEINLRRTDIVNMGIARAARLPVLVVGDIDRGGVFASFFGTTALLSAEDQALVAGYIVNKFRGDVSLLEPGIEMLRGLTGRHTYGILPFAHGLGIDEEDGLRISLRGAVRESVVAPPVGEDVLRVAVCAVPLMSNFTDVDALAAEPGVVVRFVDRPEELVDADLVVLPGTRGTVRALAWLKERGLADALARRAAEGRPVLGICGGFQLLGEHIEDEVESRAGRVQGLGLLPVRVRFAREKTLARPVGEALGERVEGYEIHHGVAEVLGGDTFISDGDGRGLDGCRVGAVRGTHWHGSLESDGFRRAYLRDVARAAGRRFVPAPDTTFGALREEQLDRLGDLIEEHADTDALLRLIESGAPSGLPFIAPGAP; encoded by the coding sequence ATGAGCGGGCACAGAGGCGGCGGGCTGCTGATCGCGGGGACGACGTCCGACGCGGGCAAGAGCGTCGTCACGGCCGGGATCTGCCGGTGGCTGGTACGGCGGGGAGTGAAGGTCGCGCCCTTCAAGGGGCAGAACATGTCGCTCAATTCGTTCGTGACGCGTGAGGGCGCGGAGATCGGCCGGGCGCAGGCCATGCAGGCGCAGGCCGCACGCGTGGAGCCGAGCGCGCTGATGAACCCGGTGCTGCTCAAGCCCGGCAGCGACCGGTCCAGTCAGGTCGTGCTGATGGGCAAGCCGGTGGGCGAACTCAGTGCGCGGGGGTTCTTCGGGGGGTCCGGGCCCGCGGCGCAGCCGCAGTCAGCCGCGGGGTCCCCGGCAAGGACACTGCGCGGGGGCCGGCAGGAGGCGCTGCTCGGCACCGTCGTGGAGTGCCTGGAGGAGCTGCGGGGCACGTATGAAGCCGTGATCTGCGAGGGGGCGGGCAGCCCGGCCGAGATCAATCTGCGGCGTACGGACATCGTGAACATGGGCATCGCGCGAGCTGCACGGCTCCCGGTGCTGGTGGTCGGAGACATCGACCGCGGTGGGGTCTTCGCCTCGTTCTTCGGGACCACCGCGCTGCTCAGCGCCGAGGATCAGGCGCTCGTCGCCGGGTACATCGTCAACAAGTTCCGCGGCGATGTGTCGCTGCTCGAGCCCGGTATCGAGATGCTGCGCGGGCTGACCGGGCGGCACACGTACGGGATTCTGCCGTTCGCGCACGGGCTCGGCATCGACGAGGAGGACGGGCTGCGCATCTCGCTGCGCGGCGCGGTACGGGAGTCGGTGGTCGCGCCGCCCGTGGGCGAGGACGTGCTGCGGGTCGCGGTGTGTGCCGTGCCCCTGATGTCCAACTTCACGGACGTGGACGCGCTGGCCGCCGAGCCGGGTGTCGTCGTGCGGTTCGTGGACCGGCCCGAGGAGCTCGTCGACGCCGACCTGGTGGTCCTGCCGGGAACCCGGGGCACGGTCAGGGCCCTGGCGTGGCTCAAGGAGCGCGGGCTGGCCGACGCGCTGGCGCGCAGGGCCGCCGAGGGGCGGCCCGTGCTCGGTATCTGCGGCGGTTTCCAGCTGCTCGGCGAGCACATCGAGGACGAGGTCGAGTCTCGGGCGGGCCGTGTCCAGGGGCTTGGACTGCTGCCCGTACGGGTGCGGTTCGCGCGCGAGAAGACCCTCGCCCGGCCGGTCGGCGAGGCTCTGGGTGAGCGCGTGGAGGGCTACGAGATCCATCACGGCGTCGCCGAAGTGCTCGGCGGCGACACCTTCATCTCCGATGGCGACGGACGGGGCCTGGACGGCTGCCGGGTCGGTGCCGTCCGGGGTACGCACTGGCACGGATCGCTGGAGAGCGACGGCTTCCGCCGGGCGTACCTGCGCGACGTCGCCCGGGCCGCGGGCCGGCGGTTCGTGCCCGCGCCCGACACCACCTTCGGGGCGCTGCGCGAGGAGCAGCTGGACCGCCTCGGCGACCTCATCGAAGAACACGCGGATACGGATGCGCTGCTGCGGCTGATCGAGTCGGGCGCACCCTCAGGACTTCCCTTCATCGCACCTGGAGCGCCATGA
- the cobN gene encoding cobaltochelatase subunit CobN — protein MSTESTVLLLSTADTDLLAARASGAPYRIGNPTRIDVAEELPALIAGASVAVVRLLGGKRAWEDGLAALKASGIPTVLLGGEAVPDAELMAESSVHAGAVAEALQYLVEGGPGNLVELARFLTEDVLLAGHGRAEAAQNRRSAEPRKMPEWGVHGARAYVEGRPSVGVLFYRAHQLSGNTGFVDTLCDAIEARGSNALPVYCGSLRGADPELYELLARTDALVATVLAAGGTRASDASAGGDDEAWDIGALAELNVPVLQGLCLTSSKAVWEASDAALSPMDAAMQVAIPEFDGRIITVPFSFKEQGPDDVPVYVADAERAGRVAGIAVRHARLKHKPNAEKKLALVFTAYPTKHSRVGNAVGLDTPASAVRVLDALRDAGYAVEGHPDNGDELIHRLINAGGHDVEWLTEEQLAAAPARVPLADYRAWFDKLEPGLRDGMLEHWGEPPGSLYIDGDEIVLASLQFGNVVVMIQPPRGFGENPIAIYHDPDMPPSHHYMAAYRWLDNSFGADAIVHMGKHGTMEWLPGKGLGLSAGCGPDAVLGELPLVYPFIVNDPGEGTQAKRRGHATVVDHLVPPMARADTYGDLAKLEQLLDEYALVSDLDPTKAPAVRAQIWTLVKAAELHHDLHVDEQPDDGEFDSFVMHIDGYLCEIKDVQIRDGLHILGGGPEAEARVNLVLAVLRASQVWGGTANALPGLRACLAEHFGLVEKELLGEPGAPVKVPVELTELVDGPARTGADAIDLLEQLCRRLAEGMEERGWEVSAVAGLVAEVLGSAGPSGVTPTVSPCPDAVAVLDFACAEVVPRLARTTDEIDHILLALDGGYVPAGPSGSPTRGLVNVLPTGRNFYSVDPKAIPSRLSWEVGQALADSLVARYLTDTGEYPKSVGLTVWGTSAMRTQGDDIAEILALLGCRPVWDDASRRVTGFEIVPAAELGRPRIDVTVRISGFFRDAFPHVVGLIDDAVRAVAELDEPAGSNYVRAHADEDTAEHGDRRRATARIFGSKPGAYGAGLLPLIDARNWRSDADLAEVYAVWGGYAYGRGLEGRAARGDMETAFRRIAVAAKNVDTREHDLVDADDYFQYHGGMVAMVRHLTGESPEAYVGDSATPDQVKTRTLGEETHRVFRARVVNPRWMAAMRRHGYKGAFEMAATVDYLFGYDATAGVVDDWMYEKLSAEYVFAPENREFMQKSNPWALRGITERLLEAADRGLWAEPDAETLERLRATYLELEGDLEGDA, from the coding sequence ATGAGCACCGAGAGCACCGTGCTGCTGCTGTCCACCGCCGATACGGATCTGCTGGCGGCCCGGGCCTCCGGCGCGCCGTACCGGATCGGCAATCCGACCCGTATCGATGTGGCGGAGGAGCTGCCCGCGCTCATCGCGGGCGCGTCCGTCGCGGTCGTGCGGCTGCTCGGCGGGAAGCGGGCCTGGGAGGACGGGCTCGCGGCCCTCAAGGCGTCCGGTATCCCGACCGTGCTGCTGGGCGGCGAGGCGGTGCCCGACGCGGAGTTGATGGCCGAGTCGTCCGTGCATGCGGGTGCTGTCGCGGAGGCTCTGCAGTATCTCGTCGAGGGCGGTCCCGGGAACCTTGTAGAGCTGGCCCGCTTCCTCACCGAGGACGTACTGCTGGCCGGACACGGTCGTGCCGAAGCCGCGCAGAACAGGCGCAGTGCCGAGCCGCGGAAGATGCCGGAGTGGGGCGTGCACGGCGCGCGTGCGTATGTGGAGGGGCGGCCGAGCGTCGGCGTGCTCTTCTACCGCGCGCACCAGCTCTCCGGGAACACCGGCTTCGTCGACACGCTGTGCGATGCGATCGAGGCGCGCGGGTCCAACGCCCTGCCCGTGTACTGCGGTTCGCTGCGCGGTGCCGACCCGGAGCTGTACGAGCTGCTGGCCAGGACCGACGCACTGGTCGCCACGGTGCTGGCGGCGGGCGGCACGCGGGCGAGCGACGCCAGCGCCGGCGGGGACGACGAGGCCTGGGACATCGGCGCGCTCGCCGAGCTCAATGTGCCGGTGCTGCAGGGACTGTGCCTGACCTCGTCGAAGGCCGTCTGGGAGGCCTCGGACGCGGCCCTGTCCCCCATGGACGCGGCGATGCAGGTGGCGATCCCCGAGTTCGACGGCCGGATCATCACCGTCCCGTTCTCCTTCAAGGAGCAGGGCCCGGACGATGTACCGGTGTACGTCGCCGACGCGGAGCGGGCCGGGCGCGTCGCCGGAATCGCCGTACGCCACGCCCGTTTGAAGCACAAGCCGAACGCCGAGAAGAAGCTCGCGCTCGTCTTCACCGCCTACCCGACCAAGCATTCGCGGGTCGGCAACGCCGTCGGTCTCGACACCCCGGCGTCCGCCGTGCGGGTGCTGGACGCGCTGCGCGACGCCGGTTACGCCGTGGAGGGCCATCCGGACAACGGCGACGAGCTGATCCACCGGCTGATCAACGCCGGTGGTCATGATGTGGAGTGGCTCACCGAGGAGCAGCTGGCCGCCGCGCCCGCGCGCGTGCCGCTCGCCGACTACCGCGCCTGGTTCGACAAGCTGGAGCCGGGGCTGCGCGACGGAATGCTGGAGCACTGGGGCGAACCGCCGGGCAGCCTGTACATCGACGGCGACGAGATCGTGCTGGCGTCCTTGCAGTTCGGGAACGTCGTCGTGATGATCCAGCCGCCGCGCGGCTTCGGCGAGAACCCGATCGCGATCTACCACGACCCCGATATGCCACCGTCGCACCACTACATGGCGGCGTACCGCTGGCTGGACAACAGTTTCGGCGCGGACGCGATCGTGCACATGGGCAAGCACGGCACCATGGAGTGGCTGCCGGGCAAGGGGCTCGGGCTGTCGGCGGGCTGCGGCCCCGACGCGGTGCTCGGCGAACTGCCGCTGGTGTACCCGTTCATCGTCAACGACCCGGGCGAGGGCACCCAGGCCAAGCGGCGCGGTCACGCCACCGTCGTGGACCATCTGGTGCCGCCGATGGCGCGTGCCGACACCTATGGCGACCTGGCCAAGCTGGAGCAGCTGCTCGACGAGTACGCCCTCGTCAGCGATCTCGACCCGACAAAGGCCCCGGCCGTACGGGCGCAGATCTGGACGCTGGTGAAGGCCGCCGAGCTGCATCACGATCTGCATGTCGACGAGCAGCCGGACGACGGCGAGTTCGACTCCTTCGTCATGCACATCGACGGCTATCTCTGCGAGATCAAGGACGTTCAGATCAGGGACGGTCTGCACATCCTGGGCGGCGGCCCGGAGGCCGAGGCCAGGGTCAATCTCGTACTGGCCGTGCTGCGCGCCTCTCAGGTGTGGGGCGGCACGGCGAACGCGCTGCCGGGGCTCAGGGCCTGTCTCGCCGAACACTTCGGACTGGTGGAGAAGGAGCTGCTCGGCGAGCCGGGTGCGCCGGTGAAGGTGCCGGTGGAGCTCACGGAGCTGGTCGATGGACCCGCGCGGACCGGTGCCGACGCGATCGACCTGCTGGAACAGCTGTGCCGGCGGCTCGCGGAGGGGATGGAGGAGCGCGGCTGGGAGGTGTCCGCCGTGGCCGGTCTCGTGGCCGAGGTGCTGGGCAGTGCCGGGCCTTCCGGGGTGACTCCCACCGTATCCCCGTGCCCGGACGCGGTGGCCGTGCTGGACTTCGCCTGCGCGGAGGTCGTGCCGCGGCTGGCCAGGACGACGGACGAGATCGACCATATTCTGCTGGCGCTGGACGGCGGTTACGTACCGGCCGGTCCTTCCGGGTCGCCGACGCGCGGTCTGGTGAATGTGCTGCCGACCGGCCGTAACTTCTACTCGGTCGACCCCAAGGCGATTCCGTCCCGCCTGTCGTGGGAGGTCGGCCAGGCGCTGGCCGACTCCCTCGTCGCCCGGTATCTGACGGACACGGGTGAGTACCCCAAGTCGGTGGGCCTGACGGTGTGGGGCACATCCGCGATGCGCACCCAGGGCGACGACATCGCCGAGATCCTGGCGCTGCTGGGCTGCCGGCCGGTCTGGGACGACGCGTCGAGGCGCGTCACCGGCTTCGAGATCGTGCCGGCCGCGGAGCTGGGCCGCCCGCGCATCGATGTGACGGTGCGTATCTCCGGCTTCTTCCGGGACGCCTTCCCGCATGTGGTGGGGCTGATCGACGACGCGGTACGGGCGGTGGCCGAACTGGACGAGCCGGCCGGGTCCAACTACGTACGGGCACACGCCGACGAGGACACCGCCGAGCACGGCGACCGGCGGCGTGCCACGGCCCGGATCTTCGGCTCGAAGCCGGGGGCCTACGGTGCGGGGCTGCTGCCGCTGATCGACGCGCGGAACTGGCGCAGCGACGCCGACCTGGCCGAGGTGTACGCGGTATGGGGCGGATACGCCTACGGACGCGGGCTCGAAGGACGGGCCGCGCGCGGGGACATGGAGACGGCGTTCCGGCGGATCGCGGTCGCCGCGAAGAACGTCGACACCAGGGAGCACGACCTCGTCGACGCGGACGACTACTTCCAGTACCACGGCGGCATGGTCGCCATGGTGCGGCACCTGACCGGTGAGTCGCCCGAGGCGTATGTGGGTGACAGTGCCACGCCGGACCAGGTGAAGACGCGCACGCTGGGCGAGGAGACGCACCGGGTGTTCCGGGCGCGGGTGGTCAATCCGCGCTGGATGGCGGCGATGCGGCGGCACGGCTACAAGGGCGCTTTCGAGATGGCCGCCACGGTGGACTACCTGTTCGGCTACGACGCGACGGCGGGCGTGGTCGACGACTGGATGTACGAGAAGCTCTCGGCGGAGTACGTCTTCGCACCGGAGAACCGGGAGTTCATGCAGAAGTCCAACCCGTGGGCGCTGCGGGGCATTACGGAGCGGCTGCTGGAGGCGGCGGACCGTGGGCTGTGGGCGGAGCCGGACGCGGAGACGCTGGAACGGCTGCGGGCGACGTATCTGGAGCTCGAGGGTGACTTGGAGGGGGACGCGTGA